In one window of Candidatus Krumholzibacteriota bacterium DNA:
- a CDS encoding DEAD/DEAH box helicase, with product MPEIQRAIAGEGYDTPTPIQEQCIPHLLEGRDLVGSAQTGTGKTAAFVLPLLQRFAQNPRPLQKGTPRALILAPTRELAAQIRESIRTYGRYLRISNAVVFGGVNQCHQVEALGRGIDILVATPGRLLDLMQQGFIHLNEVEVFILDEGDRMLDMGFIPDIKRLLYCIPEVRQTLFFSATMAPKMEALAHTMVHDPVRVSIAPDKPVVESIIQKVFFVGRRDKDALLVSLLKDSRIDKALVFTQMKHVANRVMRKLKSAGIRGEAIHGNKSQAARTRALDGFKRDRFQVLVATDVAARGLDVDDITHVINYDLPVEAETYVHRIGRTARAGAGGNAISFCSGEDRAYLREIERLLGEPVPADMEHAYHSDTAFRSDQTAPKTGGSARGRAWSGGRIPTSFSGYRGRSRSGSRR from the coding sequence ATGCCGGAGATCCAGCGGGCGATCGCCGGCGAAGGATACGATACCCCCACGCCCATCCAGGAGCAGTGCATTCCGCACCTGCTGGAGGGCAGGGATCTCGTGGGCAGCGCCCAGACCGGAACCGGCAAGACGGCGGCCTTCGTCCTGCCGCTCCTGCAGCGGTTCGCGCAGAATCCCCGGCCGCTCCAAAAGGGAACCCCCCGGGCCCTCATCCTCGCTCCCACCCGGGAGCTCGCGGCGCAGATCAGGGAGAGCATCCGGACGTACGGGCGCTATCTCCGCATCAGCAATGCCGTGGTCTTCGGCGGTGTGAACCAGTGCCACCAGGTCGAGGCCCTCGGCCGAGGGATCGATATCCTCGTGGCCACTCCCGGCCGGCTGCTCGATCTGATGCAGCAGGGATTCATCCACCTGAACGAGGTGGAGGTCTTCATCCTCGACGAAGGCGACCGGATGCTCGATATGGGGTTCATTCCCGACATCAAGCGGTTGCTGTACTGCATTCCGGAAGTGCGCCAGACCCTCTTCTTCTCGGCCACCATGGCCCCGAAGATGGAGGCGTTGGCCCATACCATGGTCCACGACCCGGTGCGGGTGAGCATCGCGCCCGACAAGCCGGTGGTGGAGAGTATCATCCAGAAGGTGTTCTTCGTGGGAAGACGTGACAAGGATGCCCTGCTCGTCTCCCTGCTGAAGGATTCCCGGATCGACAAGGCCCTCGTCTTCACGCAGATGAAGCACGTCGCGAACCGGGTCATGAGGAAGTTGAAATCGGCGGGCATCCGTGGCGAAGCCATCCACGGAAACAAGAGCCAGGCCGCCCGGACGAGGGCGCTCGACGGGTTCAAGCGGGACCGTTTCCAGGTGCTGGTCGCCACCGATGTGGCTGCGCGAGGCCTGGATGTGGACGACATCACCCACGTTATCAACTACGATCTTCCCGTGGAAGCCGAGACCTACGTGCACCGCATCGGGCGCACCGCCCGCGCGGGAGCGGGCGGCAACGCCATTTCGTTCTGCAGCGGCGAGGATCGGGCCTATCTGCGGGAGATCGAACGCCTGCTGGGAGAGCCCGTGCCCGCCGACATGGAACACGCCTATCACAGCGACACGGCGTTCCGGTCGGATCAGACCGCCCCGAAGACCGGCGGCTCCGCCAGGGGACGGGCGTGGAGCGGCGGACGTATACCGACCTCGTTCAGCGGTTACCGGGGTAGAAGCAGAAGCGGCAGCAGGCGCTGA
- a CDS encoding methylated-DNA--[protein]-cysteine S-methyltransferase, with amino-acid sequence MPRLHGSLEMNSPVGRLLLVASRKGLTHLLFLDRPGCPPPAARRPVGDGSPEASRVLAAAETQLREYFAGRRREFDVPLAPVGTAFQMAVWRGLREIPFGETESYGGLARRIGRPKAVRAVGAANGANPISIIVPCHRVVGHDGRLTGFGGGLRNKKILLELEGATVNGDRLV; translated from the coding sequence ATGCCCCGTCTCCATGGGTCGCTCGAGATGAACAGCCCGGTGGGACGCCTGCTCCTTGTCGCCTCGAGAAAGGGACTGACGCACCTGTTGTTCCTCGACCGGCCGGGCTGTCCTCCACCGGCGGCCCGCAGGCCGGTCGGCGATGGCTCGCCGGAAGCCTCCCGCGTCCTGGCCGCGGCCGAAACGCAGCTCCGCGAATACTTCGCCGGCCGGCGGCGGGAATTCGACGTACCCCTCGCCCCCGTGGGAACCGCGTTCCAGATGGCGGTGTGGCGCGGCCTCCGCGAGATCCCCTTCGGCGAGACGGAGAGCTACGGCGGTCTCGCCCGTCGCATCGGGCGCCCGAAAGCCGTTCGCGCCGTGGGCGCGGCCAACGGGGCCAATCCGATCTCGATCATCGTCCCGTGCCACCGCGTCGTCGGGCACGACGGACGCCTCACCGGCTTCGGCGGCGGGCTGCGGAACAAGAAGATATTGCTGGAGCTGGAGGGCGCGACGGTGAACGGGGATCGCCTCGTCTGA
- a CDS encoding beta-lactamase family protein, producing MKRTLSALALVLCIAAAPAAAENPVLESELQGVLDAFLSENPGAPGVSACVVCPALGLDWAGGAGAEARGGSVPMTPAHTFRIASNTKTYVAAAILRLAEHGRIGLDDPLSRYISPVHDSLLRAGGYDTDAITIARVMSHTAGFGDHSEDPRFIGRIMADTLHVWTADEKIRLLVEWREPVGAPGERYVYSDTGYIILGTIVEQLTGRRLGPAVRDLLDFEKLGLQATFWEYMEEPPAGAGPRAHQYLGAVDVTAWHASFDLYGGGGIVADVRDLTRFMRLLMRGEVLERESSLVEMTTRGTRPYRLGLIVHECDGRLAFGHQGFWNTFAYHVPSLDLTVGGCILDHEATNGWELACRLIRAAAADGGMAKDSRENGSIR from the coding sequence ATGAAACGAACGCTATCCGCTCTCGCTCTCGTTCTGTGCATCGCCGCGGCGCCGGCCGCGGCGGAGAACCCGGTCCTGGAGTCGGAGCTCCAGGGCGTCCTCGATGCGTTCCTCTCGGAGAATCCCGGGGCGCCGGGAGTCTCGGCCTGCGTCGTCTGCCCGGCGCTCGGGCTCGACTGGGCGGGAGGGGCCGGCGCGGAGGCACGGGGCGGGTCGGTGCCGATGACCCCCGCGCACACCTTCCGCATCGCCAGCAACACGAAGACGTACGTCGCCGCGGCGATCCTGCGGCTCGCCGAACACGGGCGCATCGGGCTCGACGATCCCCTGTCGCGGTACATCTCGCCGGTGCACGACTCGCTCCTGCGGGCAGGCGGCTACGACACCGATGCCATCACGATCGCCCGGGTCATGAGCCACACCGCCGGGTTCGGCGACCATTCCGAGGATCCGCGGTTCATCGGACGCATCATGGCCGACACCCTGCACGTGTGGACCGCCGACGAGAAGATCCGCCTCCTCGTCGAGTGGCGCGAGCCGGTGGGAGCGCCGGGGGAGCGGTACGTCTACTCCGACACCGGCTACATCATCCTCGGCACGATCGTCGAGCAACTCACGGGGCGGCGGCTCGGGCCCGCCGTCCGCGACCTCCTCGACTTCGAGAAGCTCGGGCTGCAGGCCACCTTCTGGGAGTACATGGAGGAGCCCCCGGCCGGGGCCGGCCCCCGCGCGCACCAGTACCTCGGCGCGGTGGACGTGACGGCGTGGCATGCCTCCTTCGATCTCTACGGCGGGGGCGGGATCGTCGCGGACGTCCGGGATCTGACGCGCTTCATGCGGCTGCTCATGCGGGGCGAGGTCCTCGAACGGGAATCCAGCCTGGTCGAGATGACGACGCGCGGCACCCGCCCGTACCGCCTCGGTCTGATCGTGCACGAGTGCGACGGGCGGCTGGCCTTCGGCCACCAGGGATTCTGGAACACCTTCGCCTACCACGTTCCCTCGCTCGATCTCACCGTCGGCGGCTGCATCCTCGACCACGAGGCGACGAACGGCTGGGAGCTCGCCTGCCGCCTGATCCGGGCGGCGGCGGCCGACGGCGGCATGGCGAAGGATTCGAGGGAGAACGGCTCGATCCGGTGA
- a CDS encoding chitobiase/beta-hexosaminidase C-terminal domain-containing protein: protein MRGYLMKRPFLLLLAAALLLSLGCSDDDSATAPPTPVVSAPTFDPPGGTYMSVQHVTIGCATDGATIYYTIDGVDPTESDCSCSPGDSIIVDAMATLRARAYKDGMDPSPVVDAEYIVIPDLVAYYPFDGDADDASGNEHHGTVHGASLTTDRFGAADAAYDFDGTDDYIELSDEAAFDFTSYTISFWTRIVTLPTLPEPSKPGYFCAVSKAGVNLGNYTIRLAKFGGASYCNLTVSHGTDIGNWVTVCYENIILDRYYHVVVTMSDEIRCYVDGALACTSSSMSEAIQTDGNVLIGRYELASSPFFFKGIIDDVRFYDRALSASEIAALHEAEN from the coding sequence ATGAGGGGGTACCTCATGAAACGCCCGTTCCTGCTCCTCCTTGCGGCGGCGCTGCTGCTGTCGCTCGGCTGCTCCGACGACGATTCCGCCACCGCACCCCCGACGCCTGTTGTCTCCGCGCCGACATTCGATCCTCCCGGCGGCACGTACATGAGCGTGCAGCACGTCACGATCGGGTGCGCCACGGACGGCGCCACGATCTACTACACCATCGACGGGGTCGATCCGACCGAGTCCGACTGTTCCTGCTCGCCCGGGGATTCGATCATCGTGGATGCCATGGCGACCCTGCGGGCGCGCGCATACAAGGATGGGATGGACCCCAGCCCAGTCGTCGATGCGGAGTACATCGTGATCCCGGACCTGGTCGCCTACTATCCCTTCGACGGCGATGCAGACGATGCGAGCGGCAACGAGCACCACGGCACCGTCCACGGCGCCTCGCTCACGACCGACCGGTTCGGCGCGGCCGATGCGGCATACGACTTCGACGGTACGGACGATTACATCGAGCTCTCCGACGAGGCAGCCTTCGATTTCACTTCGTACACCATCAGCTTCTGGACGCGCATCGTCACGCTGCCGACCTTGCCGGAACCCTCGAAGCCCGGGTACTTCTGCGCCGTCAGCAAGGCGGGCGTCAACCTCGGAAACTACACGATCCGCCTCGCCAAGTTCGGCGGCGCGAGTTACTGCAACCTCACCGTAAGCCATGGAACCGATATCGGCAACTGGGTCACCGTCTGCTACGAGAACATCATCCTCGACCGGTACTATCACGTCGTCGTCACCATGTCCGACGAGATACGATGCTACGTCGACGGCGCGCTCGCGTGCACGAGCTCGTCGATGTCGGAAGCGATACAGACTGACGGAAACGTCCTGATCGGCAGGTACGAGCTCGCGTCGTCCCCCTTCTTCTTCAAGGGGATCATCGACGACGTGCGCTTCTACGACCGGGCGCTCAGCGCCTCGGAGATCGCGGCTCTCCACGAGGCGGAGAACTAG
- a CDS encoding LysE family transporter, whose product MNVDIPATLIFVFVTTFTPGPNNLVSASMGVIHGYRRVLPLMLGIATGFVVIMLFCATLSSLLAARLPAVAPYLRYAGGLYILWLALGVYRGSASLLEDPESVPPPRFRTGVLLQFLNVKVILYGLTVFSAFLFPVIDRPATFILAPPLLALASFSSISVWALAGHLVRRHVSTPGRAKAVGLVLAAALVYTALSLAGLIPW is encoded by the coding sequence ATGAACGTCGACATCCCCGCGACCCTGATCTTCGTCTTCGTGACGACCTTCACCCCGGGGCCCAACAACCTCGTCAGCGCCTCGATGGGCGTCATCCACGGCTACCGGCGCGTCTTGCCCCTCATGCTCGGTATCGCGACGGGCTTCGTCGTCATCATGCTCTTCTGCGCCACCCTCTCCTCGCTGCTCGCCGCCCGCCTCCCGGCGGTGGCGCCGTATCTCCGCTACGCCGGCGGCCTGTACATCCTCTGGCTCGCCCTCGGCGTCTACCGCGGCAGCGCATCGCTCCTCGAGGACCCCGAATCCGTTCCGCCCCCGCGGTTCCGAACCGGCGTTCTCCTGCAGTTTCTCAACGTGAAGGTGATCCTCTACGGGCTGACCGTCTTCTCGGCCTTCCTCTTCCCAGTCATCGACCGGCCGGCCACCTTCATCCTCGCGCCGCCCCTCCTCGCCCTCGCGAGCTTCTCCTCGATTTCCGTCTGGGCGCTCGCCGGGCACCTGGTCCGGAGACACGTGAGCACGCCGGGGCGCGCGAAGGCGGTCGGGCTGGTCCTTGCCGCCGCGCTCGTCTACACGGCCCTCTCGCTGGCGGGGCTCATCCCCTGGTGA
- a CDS encoding ATP-binding protein: protein MALISGPRQVGKTTTCLNHADAHVNWDDLDDRALILAGPAALAEEFGLNRLSETVPSALFDELHKYPGWKGFLKGFFDSYADRVRIMVTGSRRMDVYRCGGDSLMGRYLIYRMHPFSVAETMRTDIPDPERIVRRPKKIRPDDFDALWTHGGYPEPFLKRDTRFSLRWQSLRFEQLVREDIRDLTRIQHLGQVEMLARLLAERSSRQIIFSNLAKSVRVSVDTVRRWIDIMGSLHLGFLVRPWHRNVTRSLRKEPKWFLRDWSFIRDDGDRAETFVGCHIRKAVDGWNDMGFGKFEMGYLRDRERREVDFVVIRDGRPWFLVEVKQRETTLAPSLRFFQEQLGAPYAFQVVIDADYVDADCFARPRGPVIVPARTFLSQLL from the coding sequence ATGGCACTGATCAGCGGGCCTCGCCAGGTGGGCAAGACGACCACGTGCCTGAATCATGCCGATGCGCACGTCAACTGGGACGATCTGGACGATCGGGCGCTGATCCTGGCCGGCCCGGCCGCGCTGGCGGAGGAATTCGGCCTGAACCGGTTGTCGGAGACCGTTCCGTCGGCCCTGTTCGACGAATTGCACAAGTACCCGGGCTGGAAAGGATTCCTCAAGGGTTTTTTCGACTCCTACGCCGACCGGGTCAGGATCATGGTGACGGGCAGCAGACGGATGGATGTCTACCGGTGCGGGGGCGACAGCCTGATGGGACGATATCTCATCTACAGGATGCACCCGTTCTCCGTCGCCGAGACGATGCGCACCGACATCCCCGATCCGGAACGAATCGTTCGGCGGCCGAAGAAGATCCGCCCGGACGATTTCGACGCTCTCTGGACACACGGCGGGTATCCCGAGCCGTTTCTGAAGCGCGATACACGTTTCAGCCTTCGGTGGCAATCATTGCGCTTCGAGCAGCTTGTCCGTGAGGATATCCGCGATCTGACGCGGATACAGCACCTCGGACAGGTGGAGATGCTCGCCCGCCTGTTGGCGGAGCGGTCATCCCGGCAGATCATCTTCAGCAATCTCGCGAAGAGTGTCCGGGTTTCCGTCGACACCGTTCGCCGCTGGATCGATATCATGGGATCGCTGCATCTCGGATTCCTCGTGAGACCGTGGCACAGGAACGTCACGCGCTCGCTCCGCAAGGAACCAAAGTGGTTTCTGCGGGATTGGTCGTTTATCCGGGATGACGGGGATCGGGCGGAAACCTTCGTCGGGTGTCACATCCGCAAGGCGGTCGACGGCTGGAACGACATGGGGTTCGGGAAGTTCGAGATGGGATATCTGCGGGATCGGGAACGGCGGGAGGTCGATTTCGTGGTGATCCGGGACGGTCGTCCATGGTTTCTCGTCGAGGTCAAGCAGCGGGAGACGACGCTCGCCCCGTCCCTCAGGTTCTTCCAGGAGCAGCTGGGGGCGCCGTATGCCTTCCAGGTGGTCATCGACGCCGATTACGTGGATGCGGATTGCTTCGCCCGTCCCCGCGGGCCGGTGATCGTTCCCGCCCGGACCTTCCTATCCCAGTTGCTGTAG
- a CDS encoding efflux RND transporter permease subunit, whose protein sequence is MPPHLCFHRRMKAAELGPTVSDLAETIRTMIDGTIVTRYRDGADYYDIRVVGPKDRFVSRGDVEEIPIVPVNGSEPIRVGDVAAVIPSTGPVEIISKNQVTQVAIEADVSGGDIAGALRELQAVIAGIDLPVGYEFDIGGTAEMMGDMKRTVLAVLAFAIFFSFLVLTVQFDSLTVPGLILAGLPFCLAGVVFMMSITGLPLGATVVIGVLVVVAATVNDGVLLLAYAREVEAERGLAGRQAVIEAAQVRFRPRLMTTMTTIAGFLPLALNLEEGGDMLQPMAVAAIGGLGMELFVALLLMPCLYVMASRS, encoded by the coding sequence ATGCCGCCGCATCTCTGTTTTCACCGCCGCATGAAAGCCGCCGAGCTCGGGCCGACCGTGTCCGATCTGGCGGAGACGATCCGCACGATGATCGACGGGACGATCGTCACGAGATATCGCGACGGCGCCGACTATTACGATATCCGGGTCGTCGGGCCAAAAGACCGTTTCGTCTCACGCGGCGACGTCGAGGAGATCCCCATCGTTCCCGTCAACGGAAGCGAGCCGATCCGTGTCGGGGATGTCGCGGCCGTTATTCCATCGACCGGTCCGGTCGAGATCATCAGCAAGAACCAGGTCACGCAGGTCGCCATCGAAGCTGATGTTTCAGGCGGCGATATCGCGGGAGCGCTGCGCGAATTGCAAGCCGTGATCGCGGGAATCGATTTGCCGGTCGGATACGAATTCGATATCGGCGGCACGGCGGAGATGATGGGCGACATGAAGCGGACGGTGCTGGCGGTGCTCGCCTTCGCGATCTTCTTCTCGTTTCTCGTTCTCACCGTGCAATTCGACAGCCTCACGGTGCCGGGCCTGATACTCGCCGGGCTCCCGTTCTGCCTCGCCGGCGTCGTGTTCATGATGTCGATCACCGGATTGCCGCTCGGTGCGACGGTCGTCATCGGCGTGCTGGTCGTCGTTGCCGCGACGGTCAACGACGGGGTGCTCCTGCTCGCCTATGCCCGTGAGGTCGAGGCCGAACGGGGGCTCGCCGGCCGGCAGGCGGTGATCGAGGCCGCGCAGGTGCGGTTTCGGCCCCGGCTCATGACCACCATGACGACGATTGCGGGATTTCTTCCTCTGGCCCTGAATCTCGAGGAAGGCGGCGACATGCTGCAGCCGATGGCGGTCGCGGCCATCGGAGGGCTGGGCATGGAACTGTTCGTCGCCCTGCTCCTGATGCCGTGCCTGTACGTCATGGCGTCGAGATCCTGA
- a CDS encoding cation-transporting P-type ATPase, whose amino-acid sequence MQGRDVIDALGSSMDGLTAGEAKSRLRTYGRNELQARMQAPVWFLFLRQFRELLVIILVLGGLTSLLIGDYRGGTIIFLIVLVNAVIGFTQEYRAGKIVDALKVMLRSGVKVRRDGELVEINPELLVPGDIIVIDEGDTLPADVRLLKSSSFKTNDFALTGESVPREKTTDPVAEDAGLADRTNMAYAGTSVAAGNAVGIVVATGMSSETGRIAGMTQETGASVTPLQEEMRDLARKLTVVVVIISILLFAFGLLQDFSIYVSLAYALGVAMAVVPQALPAQVTVALATGSGRLAKRKAVVKSLPSVETLGSTTVICTDKTGTLTRNEMTVRAVWFDGADHQVTGSGYEPAGEILDESGERLGQEAIDEMEILLDAATMASNAEIHEPDEDHADWYGVGDPTEAALIALSTKLGTRSPKEDEENPELQEFPFDSERKRMSSVRRFGDKVALAVKGSLDGILSISTHIYRDGEAVPITAEDEQRLREINERYSENGMRVLAVGRRDLDAKTGDFAIEEAERDITLLGLVAMIDPPKEGVPEAIGEALKAGIRIFILTGDHAITARAIANEVGLVGHDELQDVGGVELKEMDDDALKRILSENASIIFSRVDPEDKLRIVSLLVDSGEIVAVTGDGVNDAPALRKAHIGVAMGKTGTDVAKEASTLILLDDSFSTLVEAIREGRTIYGNLRKTVFSTLTTNTAELTLVVCGLVAVALGNLPIPILAVQILAIDLLGQIMPLTFLTFDPPERGVMRRRPRDPASRMLNAASGIEVMSLGALIGGLAFANFLLFMQREGIRLTMGDTGAAYLRVTALTYATIVFCQYVNTMERRHHLASLFSRTFFTNRILLGSILASIGIVIVAMYGPFVRDFLRFGGLRFSDWVSVGISCVVFACAWEVLKLVRRLRGSGDESEGSGGAGAAVRTSGN is encoded by the coding sequence ATGCAGGGGCGGGATGTGATCGACGCCCTGGGTTCGTCCATGGACGGATTGACCGCCGGGGAGGCGAAGAGCCGCCTGCGGACATACGGCAGGAACGAGTTGCAGGCTCGCATGCAGGCGCCGGTCTGGTTCCTGTTCCTGCGGCAGTTCAGGGAGCTGCTGGTCATCATCCTGGTTCTGGGAGGGTTGACATCGCTCCTGATCGGCGATTACCGGGGCGGTACGATCATATTCCTCATCGTACTGGTCAATGCCGTTATCGGCTTCACCCAGGAATACCGGGCGGGCAAGATAGTCGATGCGCTCAAGGTCATGCTGCGGTCCGGCGTCAAGGTCAGGCGTGACGGCGAGCTAGTGGAGATCAATCCGGAGCTTCTGGTGCCGGGCGACATCATCGTTATCGACGAGGGGGATACACTCCCCGCCGATGTCCGGCTGCTGAAATCATCCTCCTTCAAGACGAATGATTTCGCGTTGACCGGGGAGTCCGTGCCGCGGGAGAAGACGACCGACCCCGTGGCGGAAGACGCCGGCCTGGCGGACCGGACGAACATGGCATACGCCGGAACATCCGTCGCCGCCGGCAACGCGGTCGGCATCGTCGTCGCGACCGGCATGAGCAGCGAGACGGGCAGGATCGCCGGCATGACCCAGGAAACCGGCGCGAGCGTGACTCCGTTGCAGGAGGAGATGCGCGACCTCGCCAGGAAGTTGACCGTCGTCGTCGTCATCATCAGCATCCTTCTCTTCGCCTTCGGATTGCTGCAGGATTTCAGCATCTACGTGAGTCTGGCCTATGCGCTCGGGGTCGCGATGGCGGTCGTTCCCCAGGCGCTTCCGGCCCAGGTGACCGTCGCGCTCGCGACCGGCAGCGGCCGGCTGGCGAAGCGAAAGGCCGTCGTCAAGAGTCTGCCGTCGGTCGAGACGCTCGGTTCGACGACCGTGATCTGCACGGACAAGACGGGGACGCTCACCAGGAACGAGATGACCGTGCGAGCCGTCTGGTTCGACGGCGCCGATCATCAGGTCACCGGCTCCGGCTACGAGCCGGCGGGTGAGATTCTCGACGAGAGCGGCGAACGCCTGGGTCAGGAAGCGATCGACGAGATGGAGATCCTTCTCGATGCCGCGACAATGGCGTCCAACGCGGAAATCCACGAACCGGACGAGGACCATGCCGACTGGTACGGAGTCGGAGATCCGACCGAAGCCGCCCTCATTGCGCTTTCAACGAAGCTGGGCACCCGGTCGCCGAAAGAGGACGAGGAGAATCCCGAGCTCCAGGAGTTTCCCTTCGATTCAGAGCGGAAACGGATGAGCTCGGTCCGGCGCTTCGGCGACAAGGTCGCTCTCGCCGTGAAGGGATCCCTGGACGGCATCCTCTCGATCAGCACGCACATATACCGGGATGGAGAGGCGGTGCCGATCACCGCCGAGGACGAACAGCGGCTTCGCGAAATCAACGAGCGCTACTCGGAGAACGGCATGCGGGTGCTGGCGGTCGGCCGGCGCGACCTCGATGCGAAAACCGGCGATTTCGCCATCGAGGAAGCGGAACGTGACATTACGCTGCTCGGTCTCGTGGCAATGATCGATCCGCCGAAGGAAGGTGTTCCGGAAGCCATCGGCGAGGCGCTGAAGGCCGGCATCCGCATCTTCATTCTCACGGGGGACCACGCCATCACCGCCAGGGCCATCGCGAACGAGGTGGGACTCGTCGGGCACGATGAGTTGCAGGACGTGGGCGGCGTGGAATTGAAAGAGATGGATGACGATGCGCTGAAGAGGATACTCTCGGAGAACGCGTCGATCATTTTCTCGCGCGTGGACCCCGAGGACAAGCTCAGGATCGTCTCTCTCCTGGTCGATTCGGGGGAGATCGTCGCCGTGACCGGAGACGGCGTGAACGACGCCCCCGCCCTGCGGAAGGCGCATATCGGCGTGGCGATGGGGAAAACGGGCACGGACGTGGCGAAGGAGGCCTCCACGCTGATCCTGCTCGACGACAGTTTCTCGACGCTTGTCGAGGCGATCCGGGAAGGCCGCACGATATACGGCAACCTGCGGAAAACCGTTTTCTCGACACTGACGACGAACACCGCCGAGCTGACGCTGGTCGTCTGCGGGCTCGTGGCCGTGGCACTCGGCAATCTCCCCATTCCGATCCTCGCCGTGCAGATCCTCGCGATCGATCTCCTCGGGCAGATCATGCCGCTGACGTTCCTGACCTTCGACCCGCCGGAACGGGGCGTGATGCGACGGCGGCCGCGCGATCCGGCAAGCCGGATGCTCAATGCCGCTTCCGGCATCGAGGTCATGTCCCTGGGCGCCCTGATCGGCGGTCTCGCATTCGCGAATTTTCTTCTCTTCATGCAGCGCGAGGGTATACGGCTGACCATGGGGGATACGGGGGCCGCCTACCTGCGAGTCACTGCACTGACATACGCGACCATCGTGTTCTGCCAGTATGTCAACACCATGGAACGCCGGCACCATCTCGCTTCCCTCTTCAGCCGGACTTTCTTCACGAACCGGATACTGCTGGGTTCGATCCTCGCGTCGATCGGCATCGTGATCGTGGCGATGTATGGCCCGTTCGTCAGGGATTTCCTGCGTTTCGGCGGTCTCCGGTTCTCCGACTGGGTGTCCGTCGGGATCTCCTGCGTGGTATTCGCCTGCGCATGGGAAGTGCTCAAGCTCGTCAGGCGGCTCCGCGGCTCCGGCGATGAATCCGAAGGAAGCGGTGGGGCGGGCGCCGCCGTGCGGACGTCGGGCAACTGA